The Falco rusticolus isolate bFalRus1 chromosome 4, bFalRus1.pri, whole genome shotgun sequence genome includes the window CTAATAGCAGATTTATCTGAAGTCATACAATTTTCAAGTGGTCTTTAGTAATTAcaatagagatttttttcttgttttagtgTGTGAAAACATAGCAGTTTTATGACACTAGTGCTTTAATCTTGCATTTTGGCTTGTATTTTAGCTGCCAGTTTCCCTTTAAAATTGATGAAAAGAACATCGATTGATTAGAAGagcatgttattttcttttgagagtATGAATCAGCCTCTGATGGTTCATGGTTGTACTTTGATCTCTTTGTGTTTGTTATTTTAACTTCAGTAGAGACACAAGTGGTTTGCTTGATCAGGTAAAAAACATATAGACCTGAGAAAAACCCATCAAGTTTGGGTACAGGCTGTGATGTGTAGTATAGATTGTAATTTAAACTTCAAAGAGCATATTGTATCTCAGTGGAAACAAAATACTCACTTGAGGAGATGACCAGAATAACCTTCCAGAATGTCTTTAAGGCACCTTTCAAAATCAGAGCGCATTAGAACTACCCTTGATAGCAAAAGTgaatttttctgggtttgttgttgtttaagAAAGCCCCATATACAACCCCTTTATAAAGCCCCTTAATCTAGTATTAGTCTTGGTTTTTATTAACTCATGTTCTTACTAGTTGTCCCAGTTAAAAGGTCATGATTCTGCATATAGTCAAGTGGAGGGTGTATGGTTCCCTGTGTGACACATGCCTTTGTATCTTGTGGCCAGCATTCAGTTGCCTATAGACAGTTTTCTTTGATCATAGTTGCACTGAAATGGTGTGCTGTATCTGTGAATTTGACTGGAACACAAGTCTTGTGTGGTCTTCCCTATGGAGCGGGATGCTATGAATAAGGGCTATAGTCTATCCTTTGATGTCAACATTAGCTTCATCGTGACCAAAGCTACTGTGTCTTTCACAGCTCAGATTAATCTTTAAAATAGGCATGTGAtataatttcagtttcaaattgGGTTTCCATTTCAATTTGTTGATGTATTCTGTGAAGAAGTTTTTATAAAAACTACCTTACGCCTTAAGGAACATTTTTGCTGTGGTATACAGGTGTAGCTATCCCTTGTAAAGGGAGAAGGTTTCAACACTCAGGTCTGTGCAGACCAGCTCCTAGGGCTTCACTTGCATTCTTCTTGGTTTACTTGGTAACAAAGCAGGTTAGTCCTGATTTCAGGATCCCTCATATAACTTTGTTGCCTTAAAAACACACAAATCGTGCAGGTATGTGTCTATATGCACAAAGCCTCTCACAGAGTTCGCATATGCTCTGCTGCATTTGCTAAACTGTAGCATAGACATCGTTGGAACTTAAGTTGTAGACTGTTTCATTAGCCATGATTTGTGTACCAAAAGACTGTAAATCGGTCTGGTAAGATGTGTTTTCGTGAGAGATCTTTAGAATGTAAAGATAATGTACAAAATTAGTAATAGCATGTGAATATTGAATTCAAGGAAACCTGGATGCTTATGCTGTATTGCTGTCCGAATTACATTGAAAGATTTCCCTTAAATGTATTGCGTATTTACATACCTCTCTGGCCTGCATCCTTGGGAGGCATCTTGGGAAGATTTAGAAAAATTGTTCAGAATTGATTAAGAAAAATCATAATGATCTGGGTCTTGttgttttcttacaaaaaaaggTGAGTAAATGAGTCTACAAAAATTAGTTGATAGCATTGAATTTGACTAAGGTAATATAGTGTATTTGGTAATAAGATATACAGGAATCACATATGTGTTTATTCAATGTATAAATCCTAACGTTCCTTCTAGGTTTCCAAATGCGGGAAAATCATCTGTGTTAAGCAAGATTTCTCATGCCAAACCTGAGATTGCAAATTATGCATGTAAGTTTATACTCTTATTTTTAGAGCAGTAATATTTCATGAGAGCAAGAAGTCTTTTCTCTGACTTGGTTTGCAGGTTTATAATAAAGAATAGGGTATAACTATGTTGTCTGCTAAATATGTcacacagatttttaattataagaaatactgaaaaaaaacttgGTGTTTCAGTGTCCAGTTCCTTTAACCACCTCAGTTTTTCATGTGTGCACACTCATAGTGCTTCAGCCTGTTGATACAGGGTCTctataacatttattttagtcTCGGCCTGTTTTACTGCATCTGAGACACTCTGTGGTGTGTAATACCTTCAGTCTACTGAATATGCACTACTAAGTAAGTTCCGTTGTATAAACATCTTGTGTGCTGTGGAAATAGCTACCACCTGTTCTTGCAACAGGGTAGGATTTTGGGTTTGAATCTGCCCACTGAAAAATGGATAGAACaatgttgttatttttctatCAATAAATCAGGATTAGTTGCCTGattattctttaattaaaaagcaagagtACAAGTACTGATAATTCCTACTGACTTTCTTGTGCTACTCCTGGTTTTCTAAagtctttttatattttttcctcagtttgaAGTCCTGTCTCACTTTGCCTTTCGTTATTTTTCCCTACTTGGAAGCTATTTCATAATCTAGGTAGTGATCTTTGTCTGAGACTTCTCTAGCTCCTTTAGTCCCTTTTGGGGATGATGGGAACAGAATTGCAGACAGTGCCAAGTTTTGGTGAACCACTGGTTTTTTGAGCGGTCTCAtctctcattttgcttttccattattCCTTTTCCAGTGATTCTTAGTATCCCATttgccttattttcttttgctactgaacatttgtttcatttaaatatgaGGTGAGAAAGTCCTGCAACATCTAAATGCTTTGTTAAATTAAcgtattttaaaaatgttaaaaccagttattttcctcccctcctttttcccttgtCATAGTTACAACTATACAGCCTGAACTAGGAAAGATCATGTATGCAGATTATAAGCAGGTTGGTATAAAAGTTTATTCTGGTTGTTCAATAAAGTTCTATATAATGATTAGTTATGTTGCTTAacataatttcagaaagaaaaattaaacttgtaggtttttttcatatgtgtATCTATAATGTATACATGCAAAATACAGTTACAGGGACTTAATGAAAGTTGTGAAGAAAGTACTGGTTTTGTGCAGTAGTGAAAACAGAGCTTTATAGACAGATACAGTAATATGATGTCGAGCTGATTCCAGGTCAACATAATAAATGGCTtctcatttttgcttctcttatTGCTGTGTCTCTAATCCTGCTTTATAATCTTAGAGTTATGAGCTTATGTCTGGAATTGAGATTGCTGTGTTCTAGTATACTTTTGAAAAGGttaggactttaaaaaaataattgtttcagaGATTAAcctgtttgttcttttaaaaaagaggcaAATTTTCTGCAACTTGGCTATACAGAGCGCTCTGGAGTGAGTGAGTCACTTTCAGAATGGATTTTAAACAGTGGGAAATTTGTCCAATAGCTGCAGATATGCAGTAGTGAATGGCAGGGAATTTAGTGATACAACCCAGTTACTGTAACTTACTGTTCTGGCTTTCTGGGTTGGCTGCTCCAGCTTccttttgtggtttggtttgggttttgtgttttggttttttgtatggtttgttgggtttctttCTAAAAAACTAAAATAGTATGAAGTGACAGTGATTACCTGAACAGCCAGGAATAGTGCACTGCCTGAGAGCTGAGGTACCTGGGTCCAGTTCCTTTTTGTGGTGGTCTGTAGCTCTGGAGAACTGGTGGAGCTACTGCCCTACCTCCTTAATTTTTGTGGGCACAATTCCAGCCAGCTTCTTCAGGTAAAATTGTCATAGTTGCGTGGTGCCTGGAATCCTTTCTACAGTATCCACTGGCAGGAAAACCAACAGTAAATGAGACTCCTACTAATAAATTTTGGACCCCACGTTCATGTAAGGTTACAGCAAACATTGATCTTTCAAAATTGAATCTTCTTTgatgttcttttgttttgtttttgaagtaCATGATACATGCAGTACTGGATTCATCACTCCCAAGATAAAAGGTGACTCATAAAAGAGTTTCAGATGAGTTAACCAGAAAAGCATACCTCTCAGATATGAAAAGACAGAGAATTCttcttttcactttcagaaGCAATGATCTTAGGGGGATTCAGGAGCTCATGATCGATGTATCAGCTTCTAACCAGAAATGGAAATCTTCATTTAACAAACTTCTAACAAAACTGTGTATTAAAGGAAGTAAGTCTAGTTTGTCAGATTCCCTGTAGATATGCACACATCTAAGAGAAATGTTTTGTATATTCATTTTACCTGCTACTTTAGGGTAACTTATCCTAGAAAGCTGCTGCAAGTAACAGGATTGTTTATACCCTTTTGCAAAAGCTATCTACCAGTCATGAGTCAGGACCTCTTGCTCTTACTGGTACATCTTGCTCCAGCAGGAGAACTGCTTGCactcctggcttttttttctgcagtctaTTTCATATCATAGCAAATGACCCTTGTTGACAAGTTTCTGCAGTGGTTTTTAGACTGCAGTGTTGGGTTCTAGATAAGAACTATATGGACAAAATGTCTCTTCTAAAATCAGTGGAACCTGTGATTGTGATCACAGGGAACATCTGTGAGTAAGGGCAAGTACTTCAGCTCTCAGTAttgcagctgctggaaacaaCAATGTAAGCAATTGGAGCAATAGTTGAGGTGACTGTCCTGTACTGCTCAGGAGAAAGGCTCattatatcttctttttttcctacagaataTTGGTGTTTTTTAGGAAATACGTAGCAATTTGCTTATCTTAGTAcattataaagaagaaaatacatacaaGTTATCTGGTGCCACCTGTCCTTActgcttggaaaacaaagagaCACAAAAGTAGAGGGTCCGAGTATGAGTCTGGGTTCGGGTCTTAGTACCAGATCACAGAAACTAGCAgaagcatttacattttctacCAGAATATCTGAACCAAGTGCTGTTTTGAGAGAATGTGAGTTTCTTTACAAactccagaaaaaatattatttgaaagaGAGATAAAGTTGTGGAAGAAGGTGATGATGACAATGGTACTACAGCACCCAAATGCATCACACCAGGAAGTGGATGTTTCTGTTCTAGGTATCTAGTTACCCTCTTCCTGTTTCAGTTACTCTCTCCCTGTTTCTAGTTACAAGTCTGCAGTTCATCCAGCTGTACCTCATGTCCCTGTAGAtggaaaattctgaagaaagccttaaaatatttaggaaatgCGTAATGGTTAAGACTTAGTATGACACCTGAGGGGAGTGTAACTTGCTCATAGCATAAAGCCCCCTTCTGCAGTGGGTAGCACAATGGAAATGTTACCATGTGCTGGCTTTGAGTATTGTTTAATTGTATCCCTTTGCTGTCTAAATGGCTATTAGATAGATTTGAAGACCTTACTTTTGCTATTCTTTGCTTCACTGTCTTAGCTTTCTGTGAGTTACTGAGCAGATTAACTGGGGGTTTCAGCATTCTGCTCTTTTTTCGGTTTGTCTTGGCACTTCTTTAGAACTGGGTACAGTACTCGCagtcagcagagaaaatgaCAAGTTCCCCGTCCATTATGGCAGTCTTTGCTGAGCTCTGGTTGGACGCTGATGTACTAATCAAAATCTCATTTCAGTTGAAGAGCAGAACATACATTCTTGGAGCTTCTCACACTCAGGGGGACAATGTTAAGTAGGTTTGCATTTGGAATAATGATCCTCCGTAGCCACAAGGAACAGACGCTATTTTCAAGTGACAGTGTGAACTCTATACAAACATGACAGTCTAATCTTCCTGCCTTTCAGAACCTGTTTTATTCTTGGGTTATAGATGAATTTTGCAAGATGTCTTCTGAGGTGTTACTGCCCTCTGTTTTCTACTTTCCAGACAgctataaataaatagatggGGCAATGGAGGAGCGCAGTGTCTCTGTAACAGTagcattttgtttaaatctgtTTCTGATGATAGATTCTAAATGTACTGAAACAATGCatgctgctggagagctgaTCCAACATAATTCCAAGGAATACATGTAGTTTTAAAAGGAGCCTCTCAAAACGTATTCCTATCATTCCTTTGTCTAGgttcttttctttatataaaatgATAATAGATGTTCAGGTGTTGATAGTTAAAAATCACCATTTTTGCTTGTTGGAAActttttgtttgattatttttgttttcctagatCTCAGTAGCTGATCTCCCAGGACTGATTGAAGGTGCGCATGCAAACAAAGGGATGGGCCACAAATTTCTCAAGCATGTAGAAAGAACCAAACAGCTTCTCTTAGTTGTAAGTTAAATAAAAGTTACAGGTTACTGAAATCAAAGGCAGTGcagtaaataaaatgcatcttaGTTGCAGTGTAGGTGGAACTTAGGAAATCATCTGTGATTTGCATGTTTTATGATAAATATAGCTGTAATACTGTTTTCAGAATGGAACACTCAAATGACTGATGATAAATGAAATTGTTAAATAGAATTTACCATTAAAATTTGGCAGTTAATTTAGAGCAGTGAAGTGTTCCAAGCATAATTAAAACATggggtgatttttttattttgttctgtaacaTCACCTtaaaaaagagctttaaaaacaaGACCTCTCTGAAACACTATCAGAACCAACTAGTTAATGCTTCCAGTGTCTACGGTGTTACTTTATGTATAGTTACCCTCTGGTTTTTGTCCAGGAATGAGGGCATGTACATGGGCAATTATACTGCAAAGTAGTTGGAGACTACCATGATACTGAACATAATACCACAAAGCTTGTTTTTGTGTAACTTTTTCAGGTTGATATTTCTGGGTTTCAGCTGTCTATTAAGACTCAGTTCAGAACAGCCTTTGAAACTATATTGCTCCTAACAAAGGTAAGTTCTCATGTTCCTAACTGAGAGTTGTAGTTACCTATGAGCCAAGAAAGATGCTCAGTTTTGATCAAGAACGTTCAGCTGTTAGTAAGTCTTCTGGATTTATGGTATAGGGCCAGTTAGAAAGCTTAGCATTCCCcaaaatgatgtatttttaactgtCCAGGTGAAACTGCTCTATTTTATGTTGGGCACTACTGCTGGGCAGCATACGGTGTATTTCGTACAGTCAAGTAATGGTGAAAAGACACATCATTTTCAGTTCCCCAGTCTGGCAGCGTTTTTAGGAAgtaaaaatacatgtgtatCATTAAATCACTGCCTTGATGCCCTTACTTTATAGCCTGATGGAGATGACACATCAGGCCCCAGCTTTGCAGGCATACAGCGTTTCCATCTCTTATCCCTGCTTGATCAGAATAACacatttaatgtaattttaaagttagTAGCTCTTCTCTCTCTAGCTGTACAACTTAAGGTGATGAATTTCAGctactgctgtttatttctagTTTATTCATGgttgtgattttatttctgatattaACCATAGCCCATTAAAATGCTTAAGAATCCTAAAACTCTCCAAAGAATTTTCTTATGCGTTTTATAGATCTgaactttttctgaaattgaTTTTGTGTTAGTGGATATCAGAAAACCAAAttcaaaacttactttttttataGGAGGCTTTCAGAATTGTCCCGCCTGTTTACCTGAAATTCCTGTGTTtgagcaaaaaaaatcactgaacagtgttttcttctgtcagacTGCTTTAACACATCAACCTTGAGCACCTGAGTCAATCTCACAGCTGCCTAGGCATGAAAGACTATGTAGGCAATTAAACAAATGAGAGAGGAGATGTAAAATTGAAGTAGCATTTTTTGAACTACAGATACTTAGTAAGGCAACCTTACTTGTCTTTTGAGGAACTGGAGCTGTACAAAGAGGAACTTACAACTAAGCCTGCACTTCTTGCCATTAATAAAATGGATTTGCCTTGTGCAGGGGATAACTTGAATGAACTTATGGAACAGCTACAGCATCCTCAAGGTAAATTAACTTTCAACAGTTACCTTCGACAAAAGTAGTGATAACTATTTCATCACGGGTAACTCAGTATTGGCAAGGAGTTGTTTGAAACTGAAGTCAGCTATTGAATTTATTATttgaacaaatgttttaaaaccacTTCCTGCATTTAGAGCTCTGCTTATATACATTTGTAGCACTGGCACCACTGTTGgggaagtattttaataaaatagagATATCCTAGAAGATCTTTCCCAGCTGTGCTACAGGGGAGTAAATTTCCAGTTTAGATATCTTTGGTAACAGTAACCTCTGTTGAAAGTCCCTGTACAGACACTGATGTATATACAGTTTATCATGTGACTTTGGCCAAAACACATGACATTTCTGGACAGGCCTGTGTAGGTTTACTTCAATTTTGCTATTACAGTGGAGTtggttttttcttatttctgggAGTGTATGAGAACCAGGAAGGCTTAAAACCCTCCACCTCCCATATTCTACAACTTGGGATTCCTTTGTATTCATCTGAAAGTAATGGTATAGAATCTTCCCGTGAGATCATAAGTATGGTGTAACTGCCATGTTAGTGCTTGTCTTCTGAgacttttgctatttttttaaaagattaattagGCAACTAATACTTTATATTAATTGCAGATACGTTTATTACTGTAATATATTAaagtttagaaaataaacttaatGGGATTTTATGGGCTTTGTAGTGATACTGTATTTGGGGACTTTACTAATTTTCAATatgatttttcagatttcttacACTTACTACAAGAAGAAATGATTCCTGCAAATACACTTGAATTCAAAGATATAATTCCTATATCTACATATACTGGAGAAGGAATTGAGGAACTGAAAGCATGTATAAGAAAATACATAGAtgaggaagcagagcaggaaaatgaagaatatcGGAAAAAGAAACTAGTACTTTTACAAACTTCAGAAGAACAAATGAAGAGAAGCTAGTGTTCTTGGCTGG containing:
- the LOC119146963 gene encoding GTP-binding protein 10-like isoform X1, producing MVRCGGAVLRKFGNFIDNLRVYVRGGTGGMGYPRLGGEGGRGGDVWFVARERTTLKSIRDRYPQKRFIAGAGANSSVQALKGEKGKDCEVHVPVGISVLCDDGKQIGELNAAGERLLAARGGLGGSLATNFLPCKGQRRTVRLDLKLIADVGLVGFPNAGKSSVLSKISHAKPEIANYAFTTIQPELGKIMYADYKQISVADLPGLIEGAHANKGMGHKFLKHVERTKQLLLVVDISGFQLSIKTQFRTAFETILLLTKELELYKEELTTKPALLAINKMDLPCAGDNLNELMEQLQHPQDFLHLLQEEMIPANTLEFKDIIPISTYTGEGIEELKACIRKYIDEEAEQENEEYRKKKLVLLQTSEEQMKRS